Proteins encoded together in one Oreochromis aureus strain Israel breed Guangdong linkage group 23, ZZ_aureus, whole genome shotgun sequence window:
- the atp1b1a gene encoding sodium/potassium-transporting ATPase subunit beta-1a has translation MSGNKDSDGGWKNFVWNSEKKEFLGRTGGSWFKILLFYVIFYGCLAGIFVGTIQALLLTLSKDKPTYQDRVAPPGLSHTPRSDKSEISFTRSDQSSYSKYVQSMNEFLEMYNDTKQNGDPYEDCGKFPGTYKDRSMEENKKVCKFLRSWLNNCSGTDPDYGFMEGNPCVIIKLNRIVNFRPKAPSNNSLLEELQAKITPNEIPIYCKPKRAEDIGQIEEIKYYGIGQGFPLQYYPYYGKQLHPNYLQPLMAVQFVNVTVGKEIRIECKAFGDNIDYSEKDRYQGRFDIKLTVS, from the exons ATGTCTGGAAATAAAGACAGCGACGGAGGATGGAAGAATTTTGTGTGGAATTCGGAAAAGAAGGAGTTTCTGGGGCGCACTGGAGGCAGCTGGT TTAAAATCCTCTTGTTCTATGTGATTTTCTACGGATGCTTGGCTGGAATTTTCGTTGGGACCATTCAGGCATTGCTGCTAACGTTAAGTAAAGACAAACCCACCTATCAGGACAGAGTTGCTCCCCCAG GTCTGTCACACACCCCACGCTCAGACAAATCTGAAATTTCTTTTACGAGGAGTGATCAGAGTTCATACAGCAAGTATGTCCAAAGCATGAACGAATTCCTTGAGATGTACAATGACACAAAGCAGAATGGGGACCCCTACGAAGACTGTGGAA AGTTTCCTGGCACGTACAAAGATCGAAGTatggaagaaaataagaaagtcTGCAAGTTTCTTAGGTCTTGGCTGAACAACTGCTCAGGCACAGACCCTGATTATGGCTTCATGGAGGGGAACCCATGTGTTATCATCAAGCTCAACAGAATTGTCAACTTCCGCCCAAAG GCTCCTTCAAACAACTCATTACTAGAAGAACTGCAGGCAAAAATTACCCCTAACGAGATCCCCATTTACTGCAAGCCTAAG AGAGCTGAGGATATAGGCCAGATCGAAGAGATAAAGTACTATGGGATAGGCCAAGGCTTTCCTCTGCAGTACTACCCATATTACGGCAAACAGCTGCACCCCAACTACCTGCAGCCCTTGATGGCCGTTCAGTTCGTCAATGTGACGGTGGGAAAGGAGATCCGCATCGAGTGCAAAGCATTCGGAGACAACATCGATTACAGCGAGAAGGACCGCTACCAGGGACGCTTTGACATAAAGCTCACCGTGTCGTGA